The region GTGGCGGGCGGCGAGGTCGAGGACGGCCTCGGCGTGGCCGGTCGGATCCGGGTCGAGGTCGGGGCAGCCGCCGATGACCGCCGCGCCCATCTCCACCGCGTCCCGCAGCATCGCCAGACCGTCCGCCCCGGCGGCGCCGGTCAGCACCCGGGGCACCGCCACCGCGCTCAGCTCCGTGAGCCCGCGCAGGGTCCGGCCGGCCTCCAGGACCGCCTCCAGGGAGTGCAGCCCGTGCACCCCGCCGATGCGGACATGGGTGCGCAGCGCGGTCGCCCCGTGGCCGAGCTGGAGCAGCGCGGCCTCGACGGTACGGCGCTGGATGTCCACGGGGGCGTACGGGACCGGGCCCGCCATGTCGGCCGTAAGGGCGGTGTCGCAGTGGGCGTGGGGTTCGGCGGGGGCGGGCAGCAGCAGATAGCCGCCGAGGTCCAGCCGGGTGCCGGGGACGAGGCTGCCCGCCGTGCCCACGGCCTCGATCCGTCCGCCGCTGAGCCGGACGTCCACGGTGCGCCCGTCGGCGAGCCGGACGCCGCCGAGCACCAGAGCGGTGGGCTCGGGGCCCGCGCCGCCGTTCCTGGGCGGCTGCTGAGGCTGCTGCTGGCTCTCGGGCATCGCACTCCTGGGATTCGCAGGGCGTGCGCGGGGCGCACAGGGGCGCGCGACGGTTGCGTGACGAGGGCGGTGGCGGTGACGCCAGGGCGCCACGGGTACGCGCCTCGCACGCGAGGGGTAAGGCGACGAGCAACGCGCCGGGCACGCGTCGGATGCGTGCGCAGCCAAGATCACGCGGGTGCGATCCGAAGCCTAGGACGCGGTGGGGGCGGCTTCGCGGAGGAGCCGAATAGTCGTACCGGTGTGGTGCCTGAGCCCAGGGTGACGAGGGGGCGATACGGATTTCACCTTCGGCGGCCGACCGTGTAATGTCTTCATCGCTCGCCCCAATAGCTCAGTCGGCAGAGCGTCTCCATGGTAAGGAGAAGGTCTACGGTTCGATTCCGTATTGGGGCTCTGATGTGTGAGGTTTCCCGTTCGGCTACGCTGTGTCGAGCGGGGAGTCACTCGCATCACAGCGGTGTAGCTCAGTCGGTAGAGCAAGCGGCTCATAATCGCTGTGTCACCGGTTCAAGTCCGGTCACCGCTACTGACAGTAGCCGATTGCGGGGTCGGTCCTTCGATCGGCTACTCTTTCTGTGTTAACCCTTTATCAGTTCGTCAAGGAGCACTCACGTGGCTGCCACCGACGTCCGCCCGAAGATCACGCTGGCCTGCGTGGAGTGCAAGGAGCGGAACTACATCACCAAGAAGAATCGGCGCAACGACCCGGATCGTCTTGAGATCAAGAAGCACTGCCCGCGTTGCAACGCGCACACCGCGCACCGTGAGACGCGATAGCAATAAGCTCTCATTCGAGGCCGCCCCCACTCGCGGGGGGCGGCCTCGTTTCGTTGGTAATTCAATCGCAGGAGGTGTGCGCCGATGGCGCTCGACCAGTCCTTCGTGGGGCGGACCTACCCGCCCATCGCGGCCTACGAGGTCGGCCGGGAGAAGATCCGGGAATTCGCCGAGTCCCTGGGTGACACCAATCCGGTCTACACCGACCCCGAGGCGGCCAGGGCCCTCGGCTACCCCGACGTGATCGCCCCGCCGACGTTCATTTTCACGATCACCTTCAAGGCGGCCGGGAAGCAGGTTGTCGAGGACCCGCAACTGGGGCTGGACTACAGCCGGGTGGTCCACGGCGACCAGCGGTTCGAGTACACCCGCCCGGTCCGCGCGGGGGACCACCTGTCGGTCACCTCGATCATCGACTCGATCAAGTCGCTGGCCGGCAACGACATCCTGTCCGTCCGCGGTGAGGTCCACGACGAGGCGGGTGATCATGTAGCGACGTCGTTCACGACGCTGGTGGCCCGCGCCGCCGACGCAGAGGTGGAGGAGAGCAGATGACGACGGCCAAGATCTCGTACGACTCCGTGGAGGTCGGCACCGAGGTGCCGATGCGCGAGTTCCGGGTGAACCGCGCCGACCTCGTGCGGTACGCGGGCGCGTCGGGCGACTTCAACCCGATCCACTGGAACGAGAAGTTCGCCAAGGAGGTCGGCCTCCCCGACGTCATCGCGCACGGCGCCTACACCATGGCCCAGGCGGCCCGCGTGGTGACCGAGTGGGCCGGCGACCCCGGCGCCCTCATCGAGTACGGCGTCCGCTTCACCAGGCCGGTCGTGGTCCCCAACGACGACAAGGGCGCGCTCATCGAGATCGGCGCCAAGGTCACCGCCAAGCTGGACGACGAGGCCCGTACGGTGCGCCTCGACATCACGGCGACCAGCGCCGGGCAGAAGGTGCTGGGCCGGGCCCGCGCCGTGGTACGGCTCGTCTGAGCCCTCGACCGCGCCCGAGCGGCCCCCCGGCGGATGAGAGCACGCCACAGCGTGTGAAGCCCGCCTGAGCCCCTTACGGGCCGCACGCCCCGTCGGCCCCCGGACTCCCCACACCGGGGGCGGCCACCCCAGGGCCCCAGAGGCGCCCCCGTACTCTTGAGCGCGTGCAGGAACTCCACGACGCCCCTCTCGCGCCCCTCACCACCTTCCGCCTGGGCGGACCGGCCAACCGGCTGATCACGGCCACGACCGACGACGAGATCATCGCCGCGGTCCGGGCGGCCGACGCGGCCGGGACCCCGCTGCTGGTGATCGGCGGCGGCAGCAATCTGGTCATCGCCGACAAGGGCTTCGACGGCACCGCCCTGCAGATCGCGACCAGTGGCTTCACGCTCGACGGCACCCGCCTGGAGCTCGCCGCGGGCGAGAACTGGTCGGACGCCGTGGCCCGTACGGTCCGGGCGGGGCTCGCGGGCATCGAATGCCTCGCCGGAATCCCCGGCTCCGCGGGGGCCACGCCGATACAGAACGTCGGCGCCTACGGCCAGGAGGTCTCCACCACGATCACCGAGGTGATCGCCTACGACCGCCGCGCCGACGAGGTCGTCACGATCCCGAACGCCGACTGCGCCTTCTCCTACCGCCACAGCCGCTTCAAGGCCGACCCCGAGCGCCATGTGGTGCTCCGGGTCCGCTTCGAGCTGGAGGACGCGGGCGGCCTCTCCGCGCCCGTCCGGTACGCCGAGACCGCGCGGGTGCTCGGCGTCGAGGTGGGGGACCGGGTGCCGGCCGCCGTCGCCCGCGAGACCGTCCTGGGACTGCGCGCGGGCAAGGGCATGGTGCTCGACGCGGGGGACCACGACACCTGGTCCGCGGGGTCGTTCTTCACCAACCCGGTGCTCACCGAGGACGCCTACGCCGCCTTCCAGGCCCGCGTCGCCGACCGCCTGGGCCCGGACACCGCGCCGCCCGCCTTCCCGGCGGGCGACGGCCTGATCAAGACCTCCGCGGCCTGGCTGATCGACAAGGCGGGCTTCACCAAGGGCTACGGCACCGGCCCGGCCCGGATCTCCACCAAGCACACGCTCGCCCTCACCAACCGGGGCGAGGCCACGACCGAGGATCTGCTGGCGCTGGCCCGCGAGGTGGTGGCGGGGGTCGAGGGGGCGTTCGGGGTCCGGCTGGTCAACGAGCCGGTGACGGTCGGCGTGAGTCTCTGAGGTCGCCTTACGGATTTCCGTAGGTAAGGGGCCACTTCCGGATATCCGGAGGTGCTCAGCCCGCCAGCCAGTCGTCGATCCCCGCCAGCATCCGCTGCCGCACCTCCTCCGGCGCGGCCGACCCGCGCACCGACTGCCGTGCCAGCTCGGCCAGTTCGGCGTCCGTAAAGCCGTGGTGCTCGCGCACCAGCTCGTACTGCGCCGCCAGCCGGGAGCCGAAGAGCAGCGGGTCGTCCGCCCCGAGCGCCATCGGCACCCCCGCGTCGTAGAGCGTCCGCAGCGGGACGTCCTCCGGCTTCTCGTAGACCCCGAGCGCCACGTTCGACGACGGACAGACCTCGCAGGTCACCTCGCGCTCGGCGAGCTTGGCGACCAGCCGTGGGTCCTCCGCCGCGCGCACCCCGTGGCCGACCCGGGCCGCGCCGAGGTCGTCCAGGCAGTCCCGCACGCTGCCGGAGCCCGACAGCTCGCCGCCGTGCGGCGCGGCCAGCAGCCCGCCCTCCCGGGCGATGGCGAAGGCCCGGTCGAAGTCGCGGGCGAATCCGCGCCGCTCGTCGTTGGAGAGGCCGAAGCCGACCACGCCGCGGTCCGCGTAGCGCACCGCGAGCCGGGCCAGGGTGCGGGCCTCCAGCGGATGCTTCATGCGGTTGGCGGCGACCAGCACCCTGATCCCCAGCCCGGTGTCCGCGGAGGCGCTCTCGACCGCGTCCAGGATGACCTCCATCGCCGGGATCAGCCCGCCCAGACGGGGGGCGTACGAGGTGGGGTCGACCTGGATCTCCAGCCACTGGGCCCCGTCCCGCACGTCCTCCTGGGCCGCCTCGCGCACCAGCCGCCGGATGTCGTCGGCGTCCCGCAGGCAGGATCGTGCGATGTCGTACAGCCGCTGGAAGCGGAACCAGCCGCGCTCATCGGTGGCCCGCAACTTCGGCGGCTCACCGCCGCTCAGTGCCTCGGGCAGGTGGACGCCGTACTTGTCGGCGAGTTCCAGGAGGGTCGCGGGGCGCATGGAGCCGGTGAAGTGAAGATGCAGATGCGCTTTGGGGAGCAGGTGTACATCGCGTGCCATCTCCAGATACTGCCGCACGACCGGACCCGCCGGTACCGCTTTCCCCGAACGGGGCGGTGCACGCATGAGGAAGGGCCGGATCCGCCCCGCGGATTCCGGCCCGTTTCCCTACGCGCGTGCGACCCGCGCGCCTTACGCGCTCGCCTCGCCCAGCAGCTTCTGCAGCCGGGAGACGCCCTCGACGAGGTCCTCGTCGCCCAGCGCGTACGACAGCCGCAGATAGCCCGGGGTGCCGAAGGCCTCCCCCGGCACCACCGCGACCTCGGCCTCCTCCAGGATCAGCTCCGCCAGCTCGACGCTGGTCCGCGGCCGCTTGCCGCGGATCTCCTGGCCGAGCAACCCCTTGACCGAGGGGTAGACGTAGAAGGCGCCCTCCGGCTCCGGGCACTCGACGCCGTCGATCTCGTTCAGCATCCGCACGATGGTGCGGCGGCGGCGGTCGAACGCCTCGCGCATCGTGGCCACGGCGTCGAGGTCGCCGGAGACGGCGGTCAGCGCGGCGACCTGAGCGACATTGCTCACATTCGAGGTGGCGTGCGACTGCAGGTTGGTCGCGGCCTTGATGACGTCCTTGGGGCCGATGACCCAGCCCACCCGCCAGCCGGTCATCGCGTACGTCTTCGCGACACCGTTGACCACGATGCACTTGTCGCGCAGCTCGGGCACCACGACCGGCAGCGAGTGGAACTTGGCGTCGCCGTAGACCAGGTGCTCGTAGATCTCGTCGGTCAGCACCCACAGCCCGTGCTCGGCGGCCCAGCGGCCGACCTCCTCGATCTGCTCACGGCTGTAGACCGCGCCGGTGGGGTTCGAGGGGGAGACGAAGAGCAGCACCTTGGTGTGCTCGGTGCGGGCCGCTTCGAGCTGCTCGACGGAGACGCGGTAGCCGGTCGTCTCGTCGGCGACGACCTCCACCGGGACACCGCCGGCCAGCCGGATCGACTCCGGGTAGGTGGTCCAGTAGGGCGCGGGGACGATGACCTCGTCGCCCGGGTCCAGGATCGCGGCGAACGCCTCGTAGATCGCCTGCTTGCCGCCGTTGGTCACCAGGACCTGGGCCGCCTCGACCTCGTACCCGCTGTCGCGCAGCGTCTTCGCGGCGATCGCGGCCTTGAGCTCGGGGAGCCCGCCGGCCGGCGTGTAGCGGTGGTACTTCGGATCGCGGCAGGCCGCCGCCGCGGCGTCGACGACGTAGTCGGGCGTGGGGAAGTCGGGCTCACCGGCGCCGAAGCCGATCACCGGACGGCCGGCGGCCTTGAGGGCCTTGGCCTTGGCGTCGACGGCGAGGGTCGCGGACTCGGAGATCGAGCCGATCCGGGCCGATACCCGCCGGTCGGTCGGGGACTGTACGGGGGGAGTAGCAGCGGTCATAGATGCATCGTCGCAGACGGGCGAAATGGGTGGCACACGGGTTTGCGGAGACTTCGCGCGCTTCTCGTTCGACGCCCGGCCGCCAAGCACGTACACTCAACCGTCGTTGGCCGATCAACAGCCGCATCCGACCGCACACTCCGTGCAGCCGGATGTATGCGGTAGGTTGGTGGTGCCGCGAAGGGTCGTAGCTCAATTGGTAGAGCACTGGTCTCCAAAACCAGCGGTTGGGGGTTCAAGTCCCTCCGGCCCTGCTACACGCACTTTGATCAGGGTGCGTGCATGCGTACGCAAGGACAAGCACCGCTGTGCGGCCGGGCCGGACGCGGCACGGCCACGACCCGGATTCAGGTGAGGACGAGTGACGGAAGCCCTTGGCTCCACCGCGACGCCTGAGAGCGGTCGTCCCGATGAGGACGAGGTGGCGACCAAGCGGGGTCGCCGTGGTGGCAAGCGCGCGAAGAAGGGGCCCTTCGGCCGCCTCGCGCTCTTCTACCGCCAGATCATCGCTGAGCTGCGGAAGGTCGTCTGGCCGACCCGCGGTCAGCTGTCGACGTACACCAGTGTGGTGATCGTTTTCGTCCTCATCATGATCGGCATCGTGACCGTGATTGACTATGGGTTCAACAACGCCATCAAGTACGTCTTTGGCTGAGACCCACGCGAAAGGCGGCCGCCGTCCCGGCGTCGCCTCTTTCGCACGTTCCACCCCTTTGAAGCCAGGAAGAAGCAGCTACAGTGTCTGACCCGAACCTGAACGACGCCGCCGAGCCCGTCGAGTCCCGTGAGGACGAGCTCGACATCGTTGAGGCGG is a window of Streptomyces violaceusniger Tu 4113 DNA encoding:
- a CDS encoding adenosine deaminase; the protein is MARDVHLLPKAHLHLHFTGSMRPATLLELADKYGVHLPEALSGGEPPKLRATDERGWFRFQRLYDIARSCLRDADDIRRLVREAAQEDVRDGAQWLEIQVDPTSYAPRLGGLIPAMEVILDAVESASADTGLGIRVLVAANRMKHPLEARTLARLAVRYADRGVVGFGLSNDERRGFARDFDRAFAIAREGGLLAAPHGGELSGSGSVRDCLDDLGAARVGHGVRAAEDPRLVAKLAEREVTCEVCPSSNVALGVYEKPEDVPLRTLYDAGVPMALGADDPLLFGSRLAAQYELVREHHGFTDAELAELARQSVRGSAAPEEVRQRMLAGIDDWLAG
- a CDS encoding UDP-N-acetylmuramate dehydrogenase, coding for MQELHDAPLAPLTTFRLGGPANRLITATTDDEIIAAVRAADAAGTPLLVIGGGSNLVIADKGFDGTALQIATSGFTLDGTRLELAAGENWSDAVARTVRAGLAGIECLAGIPGSAGATPIQNVGAYGQEVSTTITEVIAYDRRADEVVTIPNADCAFSYRHSRFKADPERHVVLRVRFELEDAGGLSAPVRYAETARVLGVEVGDRVPAAVARETVLGLRAGKGMVLDAGDHDTWSAGSFFTNPVLTEDAYAAFQARVADRLGPDTAPPAFPAGDGLIKTSAAWLIDKAGFTKGYGTGPARISTKHTLALTNRGEATTEDLLALAREVVAGVEGAFGVRLVNEPVTVGVSL
- the secE gene encoding preprotein translocase subunit SecE is translated as MTEALGSTATPESGRPDEDEVATKRGRRGGKRAKKGPFGRLALFYRQIIAELRKVVWPTRGQLSTYTSVVIVFVLIMIGIVTVIDYGFNNAIKYVFG
- a CDS encoding pyridoxal phosphate-dependent aminotransferase — its product is MTAATPPVQSPTDRRVSARIGSISESATLAVDAKAKALKAAGRPVIGFGAGEPDFPTPDYVVDAAAAACRDPKYHRYTPAGGLPELKAAIAAKTLRDSGYEVEAAQVLVTNGGKQAIYEAFAAILDPGDEVIVPAPYWTTYPESIRLAGGVPVEVVADETTGYRVSVEQLEAARTEHTKVLLFVSPSNPTGAVYSREQIEEVGRWAAEHGLWVLTDEIYEHLVYGDAKFHSLPVVVPELRDKCIVVNGVAKTYAMTGWRVGWVIGPKDVIKAATNLQSHATSNVSNVAQVAALTAVSGDLDAVATMREAFDRRRRTIVRMLNEIDGVECPEPEGAFYVYPSVKGLLGQEIRGKRPRTSVELAELILEEAEVAVVPGEAFGTPGYLRLSYALGDEDLVEGVSRLQKLLGEASA
- a CDS encoding MaoC family dehydratase, which produces MTTAKISYDSVEVGTEVPMREFRVNRADLVRYAGASGDFNPIHWNEKFAKEVGLPDVIAHGAYTMAQAARVVTEWAGDPGALIEYGVRFTRPVVVPNDDKGALIEIGAKVTAKLDDEARTVRLDITATSAGQKVLGRARAVVRLV
- a CDS encoding MaoC family dehydratase N-terminal domain-containing protein, translated to MALDQSFVGRTYPPIAAYEVGREKIREFAESLGDTNPVYTDPEAARALGYPDVIAPPTFIFTITFKAAGKQVVEDPQLGLDYSRVVHGDQRFEYTRPVRAGDHLSVTSIIDSIKSLAGNDILSVRGEVHDEAGDHVATSFTTLVARAADAEVEESR
- the rpmG gene encoding 50S ribosomal protein L33, with protein sequence MAATDVRPKITLACVECKERNYITKKNRRNDPDRLEIKKHCPRCNAHTAHRETR